The Bacteroidota bacterium genome includes the window CACATTTTGATGCAAGAAAAGTACTTACACCACTAATATTAACAAGACCAAAATCCTGGTAAATCCTTGGTTTTCTAAGGTCAAATCCAATAATTACAGTTTTCTTTCCATTTAATGCAAATATTGAAGCAAGATTCATTGCTGTAAATGTTTTACCTTCACCAACTAAAGAAGATGTAACCAAGATTGTTTGTGTTTCCTTACCTTCACCATAGTATTGTAAATTTGTTCGTACAGAACGAAAAGATTCAGCAATAGCAGATTTCGGAGCATCTTTAATTACAATATTTGTTTGCTTGTTATTATGAATGATATGACCAATAATAGAAATATTTGTTGCCTTCTCAACATCAGACCTTTCAATAACTTTATCATTAAGAAAATCCTTCATATAAATAAATGCCCCTGGTATAATTAGCCCAAGAATCAATGCAATCATGTAAGTCATTTTGGGTTTTGGTGCATTTTGTGAAACCATCTCGGGTGGGTCAATCACCTCGTTTTCAGGAACAACAGCAGCTTTTGCAATTTGTGCTTCAGATTGCTTTTGAAGAAGGAAGGTATAAAAACTTTCATTTAACTCATATTTCCTCTGGAGTTTCAACATATCCTGTTGTGTTTTAGGCAATTCCTTTAAACTTCCTGTAAACCTAGCAATACGATTATTAATATCATCAATAGCAATTTGTGTTGTATTCAATATATTTTCAATATTTTCTAAAATTGCATTTTTAATACTTCCAATCTTCAAATCCAATTCATCTACAACCGGGCTTTTTTTCTTTGAAGTATATAGTGCCTCTTCTCTGTCTGAATGAAGTTCAATTAATTTTCCAACTAATTGAGCCAGTAAATCATCCTCAATTCCTAAGGTTGCAGGTACTACAAGTTTTTCAATAGCCTTATTTTCATTAATGTAATCCTTTAAATAACTATAATATTTCTGTTTTATTAATATCTGAGTTTTCTCTTTTTCAATGTCCTGAATATTCTCAAGCATTGCTTGACTCTGAAACTCAAGATTTAGAATGTTATTATTTTTTCTAAATCTTTGCAATTGTACTTCTGCATCCTCAAGTGAATCAGTAATACTCTTCAATTGAGAATTAATAAAATCAATTGTATTTACAGAAGTTGCATATTTAAGTGCCAATTCTCTCTCAATATATACATTAGTTAGTTCATTTAGAAAATCTTTTGTCTTTTCAACATTATTACCGTCAGTAGTTATTTTTACAACAGAAGCACCCTCTCTTTCAGATTCAATTTCAATTCCGGGAGCAATTAAAGTGTTTACATTATTAAATATAAATGAATATTCTTCATCTAAAATATTTTTAATATCAATATTATCTTTTAATTTTACTTTAAACTTATAATTACCTTTATTCAGTATTATTTTGTTTAATTGAAATTCATCTGAAAAAGAAAATTCAGGTAAAATATTTTTAACTTTGTCTTTACTAAAATTATATACTTGTACTTCTTCCCCATCAGCTTTAATTTGTATTTTTCCTTGAGAGAGAAATTTAATATAAAATTTAACATCTATTAGTTGCGGATGAAAAGAATCATATTCAACAATAAAAGGTGTTGATTTATATAATTCATTTGAAACAAAATTATTCTCCTCGAAATAAGTTACATCAACATCTAATCTTCTAAAAGCTTCATTTCTTAATGTTTTTGATTGCAAAATTGCAAATTCATTTTCAAAATTTTTATATCCTGCAAACAATTCAAATCCGGGCATAAAATTATCCCTTGCATTTCTGTTATTCCACGAATCATCAGTTATAAGTAGCATAGTACTTACCGAATAATTTGCTTTAGTATATTTATTTATGAAATATGCAACTACAATTGATAAAAATCCTGCAATAACAAAAATATACCAAAAACGTAATATTTTAAAAAAAAGGATTTTTATATCTATACTTTCTTCTTTATCTTGAAACTCTTGTAAATTTTCCACAGTTAAAATTAATTATTTTGTATAATTTATAAGTAAAATTAATGAAACGATTGATGATAAAATTGAAACGAACTCAGCTAATTTAAAATTCGCTAATCCAAAGGGTTTGGATGCCATTGGTGAAACATAAATAACATCATTAGGCATTAAATAAAAGTATTCGGATTGAAGCAATTCTTTATCTGTAAGATCAAGGTAGTGTATCTCGGAACCTGTTTCTGTTTGTCGTATTAAAGCTACATTTTCCCGATTTCCATAATCTGATAAATCGCCAGCCATTCCAATAACTTCAAAAATTGTAACCCTGTCATTAAAAATATCATAATGACCAGGACCATTTACTTCTCCAAGAACAGAAACCTTAAAATTAACTAATTTTATTACAACAGTAATATATTTCAAATACTCAGAAAGTTCTTCTTGAAGGAGTATTTTTGCTTCATCAATTGTAAGTCCCTCAACTGCTATTTCTCCAATATACGGAAAATCAATATAACCTGAATCACTAACAGAGAAACTCATTAAATAAGCACCTCCGTATTGAATATTCATTCTATTTTGATTATCACCTCCCATGGCATTAAAAACCTTAGCAGTTTCTTCATCAAGACTTAATACACGAATGTACAAATCATCACCCGGTTTTATTTTATGTTGCTGTACAGCTGTTGTAAATTCATTTTTTACAGTAGCTTCTTCTTTATCTTGTAAATAAAGAATTTTCTTCTGAGGAATACAGGATGAAAGAAGTATTGCAACAATGAAAAACATTGGAATTTTATTCAATATTCCTTTATGCAAGTTCTTTAACTTTTTAATCTTTTTTAATAACATACTATTTAACTTCAAAAACGAATAATTTGTTTAATTTTGTCTAAAATGACAAGTTTGCAAAGGTATGATTTTCTTTTATTTTTTTAATATTTAATTTTTTTTATTTAAATTTTATACTAATGCCTGTCATGATATGCCTTTGAGCAAGGTATCTTGCAGGATTATCAGGCGGGATATTATCCGACCTTGGGTCACGTGGGTCATTGTAAACAGGATTACGCCATTCAGTAGGCACATTATCTCCGTATTCATAGCCCATACCTGTTACAGGATTTACTATTGCAGCATTTTTATTATTTAAAATATTTGTTATTTCTAAAGTCCAAGCAATATTTACATGCTTAAGACTCCACCATTTTTCAACATTCATATCCAACCAAAACCAATTTTTGC containing:
- a CDS encoding polysaccharide biosynthesis tyrosine autokinase gives rise to the protein MENLQEFQDKEESIDIKILFFKILRFWYIFVIAGFLSIVVAYFINKYTKANYSVSTMLLITDDSWNNRNARDNFMPGFELFAGYKNFENEFAILQSKTLRNEAFRRLDVDVTYFEENNFVSNELYKSTPFIVEYDSFHPQLIDVKFYIKFLSQGKIQIKADGEEVQVYNFSKDKVKNILPEFSFSDEFQLNKIILNKGNYKFKVKLKDNIDIKNILDEEYSFIFNNVNTLIAPGIEIESEREGASVVKITTDGNNVEKTKDFLNELTNVYIERELALKYATSVNTIDFINSQLKSITDSLEDAEVQLQRFRKNNNILNLEFQSQAMLENIQDIEKEKTQILIKQKYYSYLKDYINENKAIEKLVVPATLGIEDDLLAQLVGKLIELHSDREEALYTSKKKSPVVDELDLKIGSIKNAILENIENILNTTQIAIDDINNRIARFTGSLKELPKTQQDMLKLQRKYELNESFYTFLLQKQSEAQIAKAAVVPENEVIDPPEMVSQNAPKPKMTYMIALILGLIIPGAFIYMKDFLNDKVIERSDVEKATNISIIGHIIHNNKQTNIVIKDAPKSAIAESFRSVRTNLQYYGEGKETQTILVTSSLVGEGKTFTAMNLASIFALNGKKTVIIGFDLRKPRIYQDFGLVNISGVSTFLASKCDVEDIIQHTSVENMDMISAGPVPPNPSELIALDKTDEFFEKLREIYDYIVIDTPPVGLVTDAVLLMKYADAKVYIVRQNHTHKKAFASIIKDIEKKNLKGLSVLINDVKVDERYYGYSYGYGYGYGYGYGYGYGYGYGHGYGYYEDDEDEIPKKSFLRRIFS
- a CDS encoding polysaccharide biosynthesis/export family protein — translated: MLLKKIKKLKNLHKGILNKIPMFFIVAILLSSCIPQKKILYLQDKEEATVKNEFTTAVQQHKIKPGDDLYIRVLSLDEETAKVFNAMGGDNQNRMNIQYGGAYLMSFSVSDSGYIDFPYIGEIAVEGLTIDEAKILLQEELSEYLKYITVVIKLVNFKVSVLGEVNGPGHYDIFNDRVTIFEVIGMAGDLSDYGNRENVALIRQTETGSEIHYLDLTDKELLQSEYFYLMPNDVIYVSPMASKPFGLANFKLAEFVSILSSIVSLILLINYTK